ATTCACATGTGGATGTCAGAATTTGAGCGAGCAAAATTTTTCTGACCAGGTACTGTGTTTTTTGTAGGGTTAATATTATAGACAAAGtctccatattttaattttattgagcataatagggtcaagagttttattttaccACATAGTGAGTGTATTATGCTCTTCATAAATActagtggaaaaaaatacaatacctTGTAAGGACAAAAttgataattatatgaaataatgattgtgttaatttattctatttagtcattttaccttgtatatatagtataaagtGATATACTTATAAATAAACAATGTTGTATTTGTCAATAAAGGAAATTCTCATATCACAcgaatgtaaaaatataaaaatcaatttattatactAGAGTGTAATGTGTTGAATTCATCCAAGTATTATGGCCATTGACTGTGCAAGGTTTTTATAgtcttttgaaatgtttttatgaaaaatttatagacctatgtgtatatttcttggtaaattttttgttcatattttttaagagTCATTTCCTCTGTACCCTTGTTGAATATTTATGGTATTATCACTCAAAATGTACTCGTTATTTTCATGTCCCTGTGTCATGGTAGACTAAAACCATATTTTGGACACTCTTTGAAAAAGCCAGgaatgtttgtatattttttacatttctcttattcTACTGACAGTGAAGGTAGCTGGTAGAAATTTCCTAAATACACAATACTATCTTATAAAGGACAAAAGGCTGTTAATGATACTTTTCTACCCTTTATTATATTACTCTTCTTAATAATGTACTCCTCTTGGATACTGTGGTCTCTACAGGAATTTGGGTAATATTCTCATGGtaattttttctgtacatttttattgaactaaTATATTCTTGGGATTTATGGTGACTTTGGACTTACTAATCAGCTACACTCATGATGTACTTATTTTACCTTACATTCATGttatgtatgcaaaatatatttatcccagTGTATtcggtattttttaaaatttttgtttatttcagccATGATTCCTAATCATACCCAAGAATGTTCACCAGAAAAGTGcgtaaaacatatatttcatgaaatgATAAGTAGAAAATATAGAAGTTGTGATCTTAACTATTtacctcaaaagaaaatatggaaaactacaagtgagagtgaacaccagaaatcatataaaaaatcagtCCTTGTTCACCACCAGAGAATGTATACTGGAGAAAAGctctacaaatataaagaatgttgcAAAGctcttagtaaaaaaaaagttcGTATTTACCACAGAGGAACACAACATCGACAGAAGCcgtacaaatgtaaagattgtggcaaagcttttcatccaaaatcagaccttatttccCAGAGCAGaaatcacactggagagaagccctacaaatgtacagaatgtggcaaagctttcagtcaacAATCATACCTTACTTGCCACatgagaactcacactggagagaagatttacaaatgtaaaaaatgtggcaaagctttcagtcaaaaatcatacCTTACTTGCCACatgagaactcacactggagagaagatttacaaatataaaaaatgtggcaaagctttcagtctaAAATCACTCCTAATTTGCCATAGGAGAACTCACActagagagaagccctacaaatgtaaagattgtggcaaagctatTCATCGAAAATCTGTCCTTATTccccacagaagaactcacactggagagaagccctacaaatgtgaagattGTGGCAAAGTTTTTCGTCAAAAATCAGAACTTATTtcccacaggagaactcacactggagagaagccctacaaatgtaaagaatgtggccaAGCTTTTGGTCAGAAATCAAACCTTATTCGCCACAGaggaactcacactggagagaagccctacaaatgtaaagattgtggcaaaacTTTTGGTCAGAAATCAaaccttattcgccacagcagaactcacactggagagaagccatacaaatgtaaagattgtggccaAGCTTTTGGTCAGAAATCACACCTTgtttgccacagcagaactcacactggagagaagccctacaaatgtaaagattgtggcaaagcttttcatCGAAAAGCAGACCTTATTtcccacagaagaactcacactggagagaagccctacaaatgtacagattgtggcaaagcttttcatCGAAAATCTGTCCTTATTtcccacagcagaactcacactggagagaagccctacaaatgtaaagaatgtgccaaagctttttgtcaaaaatcacaccttatttgccacagaagaactcacagtggagagaagccctacaaatgtacagaatgtggcaaagcttttggtcaaaaatcgtACGTTACTTGCCACATGAGCACTCACAATGGAGAGAaaccttacaaatgtaaagaatgtggcaaagctttcagtcgaaAATCACTCCTAAAttgccacagaagaactcacactggatagaagccctacaaatgtaaagattgtggcaaagcttttggtcacaaATCACAGCTTATTtaccacagaagaactcacactggagagaagccctacaagtgtaaagattgtggcaaagcttttcatCGAAAATCTGTCCTTATTCCCCACAGaggaactcacactggagagaagccctacaaatgtaaagattgtggcaaagcttttcatcgaaaatcagaccttatttcccacagaagaactcacactggagagaagccctacaaatgtaaagattgtggcaaagcttttcatcgaaaatcagaccttatttcccacagaagaactcacactggagagaagccctacaaatgtaaagaatgtggccaagcttttggtcaaaaatcaaaccttattcgccacaggaaaactcacactggagagaagccctacaaatgtaaagattgtggccaAGCTTTTGGTCAAATATCAAACCTTAATTACCACACAAGAACTCAcgctggagagaagccctacaaatgcaaagattgtggcaaagcctTTGATCAGAAATCACACCTTTTTTTATCataggagaactcacactggagagaagccctacaaatgtaaagaatgtggcaaagcttttggtcaaaaatcaaaccttattcgccacagcagaactcacactggagtgAAGCTCTACAAATATagagattgtggcaaagcttttggtcaaaaatcagaccttatttaccacagcagaactcacactggagagaagccctacaaatgtaaataatgtggcaaagcttttggtcaaaaatcaatcCTTATtcgccacaggagaactcacacttgagggaagccctacaaatgtaaagattttggcaaagcttttggtcaaaaatcacaccttatttgccacagaagagctcacactggagagaagccctacaaatgtaaagattgtggcaaagcttttgtttGAAAATCAGATCTTATTTACCACAGGAGAActaacactggagaaaagccctacaaatgtgcagaatgtgggaaagcttttGGTCACACATcataccttatttgccacagtagaactcacagtggagagaagccctacaaatgtacagaatgtgtcAAAGCTTTTGGTGACAAATCAAACCTTATTTGTAACAGCAGAAATCACAATGGAGAGAATtattacaaatgtaaagaatgtggcaaagcttttggtcaaaaaataTACCTTATTCACCACAGAGAACTCActagagagaagccctacaaatgtaggGCTTCTGTTTTTTTACTCAAAAAAAACACCTTCATTTGCCACAGAATAACTCACACTAGAGAGAAGCCTTGCAAAtgaaagaatgtggcaaagcgtTCAGTCCAAAATctcaccttatttgccacaacagactcacacaggagagaagcctcCGAAATGCAAAGTATGTGACAAAGTTTTACTCAAATATTACACATTATTTGCCACAGTGGAatttacactggaga
The nucleotide sequence above comes from Urocitellus parryii isolate mUroPar1 unplaced genomic scaffold, mUroPar1.hap1 Scaffold_37, whole genome shotgun sequence. Encoded proteins:
- the LOC144252163 gene encoding LOW QUALITY PROTEIN: uncharacterized protein LOC144252163 (The sequence of the model RefSeq protein was modified relative to this genomic sequence to represent the inferred CDS: deleted 1 base in 1 codon; substituted 2 bases at 2 genomic stop codons), whose amino-acid sequence is MDIYIDFTEEEWECLQPAQKKLYKDVMLENYRNLAFLAMIPNHTQECSPEKCVKHIFHEMISRKYRSCDLNYLPQKKIWKTTSESEHQKSYKKSVLVHHQRMYTGEKLYKYKECCKALSKKKVRIYHRGTQHRQKPYKCKDCGKAFHPKSDLISQSRNHTGEKPYKCTECGKAFSQQSYLTCHMRTHTGEKIYKCKKCGKAFSQKSYLTCHMRTHTGEKIYKYKKXKPYKCKDCGKAIHRKSVLIPHRRTHTGEKPYKCEDCGKVFRQKSELISHRRTHTGEKPYKCKECGQAFGQKSNLIRHRGTHTGEKPYKCKDCGKTFGQKSNLIRHSRTHTGEKPYKCKDCGQAFGQKSHLVCHSRTHTGEKPYKCKDCGKAFHRKADLISHRRTHTGEKPYKCTDCGKAFHRKSVLISHSRTHTGEKPYKCKECAKAFCQKSHLICHRRTHSGEKPYKCTECGKAFGQKSYVTCHMSTHNGEKPYKCKECGKAFSRKSLLNCHRRTHTGXKPYKCKDCGKAFGHKSQLIYHRRTHTGEKPYKCKDCGKAFHRKSVLIPHRGTHTGEKPYKCKDCGKAFHRKSDLISHRRTHTGEKPYKCKDCGKAFHRKSDLISHRRTHTGEKPYKCKECGQAFGQKSNLIRHRKTHTGEKPYKCKDCGQAFGQISNLNYHTRTHAGEKPYKCKDCGKAFDQKSHLFYHRRTHTGEKPYKCKECGKAFGQKSNLIRHSRTHTGGISSWASRVNSVAYESHLPCLCQQTMEHWDHTELSDRKVTAAHRGPPTAPSSCAPQPGAKLDS